Part of the Pedobacter roseus genome is shown below.
CTTTTAATTCATCAAAAATGCCTAAAGCGATTTTATCTTGTTTAGGAAAACTAATTCCAATAAAAACAAATTTAATGTCATGTTTAATGATAAGATCGACGCTTAGATCTGCTATTTTTTTAAACCCATTATTGTCTTCCGCATCTATGTAAGGTAAGGTCAAGATATGGCATCCAGGAAAATCTTTTTCATAAAATTTCGAAACGTTATCTCCGGAAGTTATGAACAAAGATGGTATTTGATTTCTTTTAACGAGTGAATAAAGGTGGCTAAAAAGATCACTTCCTGCTAAACGATTAGTTATATTACCTTTTGATAATTTGGATGCCCAAATTATTGGTTGTCCATCTGGTAGAATAAAAGCGGATTGTTTAAGGCGCTCTCTTAATTCATGATACTTAGCAATGTCAAGTTTGACAATATAATCAACATTTGGGGTGAAAATTATTGGCAATAGATGGATCTCATTACTATTGTGATATTCAAAAATACTTAATGCAACTTGCTTAATATCTTTAGAAACTATAAAATTGTAACCTAAGAACTTTTCTTTCGTAATCATCATAAAATAACCACTAAAGTGCATACCAGTAAGAATAGTCAATCGAATATTCCAAGGTGGTATTTCTTTTACGAAGAAATTTTGCCGGATTGCCACCAACTACCTCCATTTCACCAACTGATTTCGTTACAACTGATCCAGGTAATATTACAGCCCCATCTCCTATTACAACGCCAGGCATTATCAGAACATTTGCGAAAATACATGCATTATCCTTTATTATAACAGGCTTACCTTGCGTGCAAAAATCTGGAGAATCTATTGCATGCCCTAATGTGTATATTTTTGTATTATGAGAAATTGAAACATTATTACCAATGGTTATATTTCTTCTATTATCCAGATAACACCCAAAATTTATGACAGAATTATTTCCCAAAGACAAATTTCCAATATGAAAAAATTTAACTCCTCTATGAATACAGGATTTATGCCCAATCTTAATACCTACACATTGTAAAAGAATTTTTTTTAGGGTAAAAAATGGTAAAAGTGAATACACGGTATTCAAAATTTGAACAAGTAAAAATTTTCCTTGAAGAAGAATAGCGTTTTTCATTTATTTTTAATTGAAATCAAATTTGCGATCATATTGTTTTTAACATTATTGCTAGAAAATACTTCCGCAGTTTCCAAAGCATTTTTCTTCATATCCAAAACCTCCTCAGTACTTAAATTAAAAAAATTCTTAAGCACGCCTGAAAGACTTAAGTGATCACCACATTTGAAAGTAAAGCCATTAACACCGTCCTTAACATAGTCAGACATTCCACCCTGATCGGATGCAATTACTGGAACACCGCAGGCCATAGATTCGAGTCCCACCAAACCTAAGCTCTCCCTCATTTTAGTTGGAAATACAAAAACATCAAACTTATTAATTATTTCCGGAAGTTGTATTTGTGATTTAAAACCCAAATATTCAACATGATCTGACAATTTTAATATATCCACTAACTTTAAAAATCTATCAACATCAGTGCCTTTCCCAACAAAAGTTGCTTTCAATGATTTAAATTCATCAAAAGCGACAAGTATAGCTATTGCGTTTAATAGAACATCCCATCCTTTATCAGGATCAATCCGGGAGATAAATCCAATATTTTTCTCCTGAACATTTACAAATCGCTTAGTCTCCAGAACTTTAAACACTGATAAGTCGATCCCTCCTGACGGTGATATGAATATCTTCTTGGGATTTAAATTATATAACTTCGCAATTAAATTACCATAATACAAACTTGGAACAACGATCTGATCTGCTTTTCTAATAAAAGGAAGGGATAAGCTAAGCAGAATACCATCAATTTTGTGAGTTATAACCATGTCTTCTCCATGGGGATTGATAATGATTCGTATTTTGGAGAATAGCCTTTTTAATAGAACAGGATAAAGCGGCAAAATACTATGCGACACATTATGAACATAAATAATATCATAATTAAAAAATAACGATTTAAATAATATGCTAGTATAGAATTTAAAATATCTATTCAATTTTGACAAAAAAGATGTTCCACGACCTCTAATAAAAGAAGTAGATACGATTTTAATTTGTGGAGACCCAATGATCGAATTACAAAAATTCTTTACAAATACACCGTAATAAGCATCCTCACTTGATGGATACATATTAGATACGATATATAATTTGAGCTTTTTGAGATGTGTACTCATTACGATTTTTTTTCAAGCTGAACATTTGAACCATAATTCCTACGTAATTTAACAAAAGGCTTTTCAATATAATTAAATGAGAAATAAGAGAAAAGAATGGTCATTACAATAACGATAAAGTACCATCCTACAGTAACTTCCGGGTATAAGCTTTTGCCTAAAAACATAGAAAACCAGTGAAAAAGATAAATAGAGTAGCTTAATTTGCCAATCTCAACGATCAATTTATTTTCAAAAAAGAACCGTAATAATTTCCATTCAGTAAATACAATATTTGGTATAATAACAAATAATGCAAAACCTTGTAAACTGTAACGATAAGTTTGCCGAAAAATTGGATCCCGATATATTAATGTAAAAAAAAGAGTCAATATTGCAAAAGCAAATAAACTCTTATTGCTCAATATTTTGAAAATTTTAACGTTATAACCACTATATAGTGCAAATGCCAAAAGACAACCATACATTATAGAGTCTACCCTAGTATGCGTTAGACTATAATTATATAACTCAAGTTCGGGACTATCTCCAAACACTTTTGAATAATAGATTCTAAAAAGCAAACATGCGAGAATTATACTAAATGACGTGAAATAAAACCAACTCGCTTTTTTATAAGTTACAACAAAAATAACAGGAAAAAAAAGGTAGAAATGTTCTTCTATCGCTAGGGACCATAGTATTTTAAATATCCCATGCCATTGATCTACATGAGAAGGAGCCCAAAATACCCAAGCATAATTTACATAGTAAAAAAGAGCCGCTGAAAATTCCGAGAGTATTAATGGACGTTGGATTACTACAAAGAACAAAACAATAAAAAGCAAAAATAAAATTAATGCGGGGTAGAGTCTAAAGAATCTTCGAAGATAAAATGCTCTGAAATTGAAATGTAGATTTTTTCGAAGCTCAACTAGCGAAAGCTTTGTTATTAGAAATCCGCTTATAAAAAAAAAGATGGTTACTCCTAGTCCTCCAGGGATAACATTTCCAAACCCTATATGAGATAGAAATACTAACAGTATAGAATATCCTCTGATTCCATCTAAGGAAGGAATATTTTTGTTGTCTAATGTCATTTTATTATTTGTTACTAAAGTAATTGAATCATGATGAAGATGTGAATTTTATCGAGATTTGCTCTTCATGGGCAATCATATACAGAACCGTTATATTTAGATACAAAGCATTTAAAGCACTGCTAAAGAAGTGTCCGGCAAGAAAGGCAATTAAAAAAAAAGAAAAGCAAAAAAAAAGTCTGAATGTCTTGCGTTTTAATTTTCCAAAAAGTGTTTTAAAATATAAAACAAAAAACAAGACAAAACCTACGGCGCCAAAAAACAAAAAAAGATCAAAAAAATCCATCTCAATATAAAATTTGAATTGATCCGTACCTCCGAATAGAAAATTGAAAAAATTCCAATACTCTAGATTCTCTATAAATCTAGTAATTACAAACAAACTCCTACCAGAAGTTAAGGTTTGTAATAGACCATTTTTCTCGTATTGATAAATAAAGAAATCATATAGGTAGCTATACTTATCCCTTAAAAGAAATGGGATAAGAGTAATAGTACCAACAATTATAATTATAGTTGAAACAACCTTTTGCCAATAATTTGCTTTAAATAGAATATGATACGCTAATAACAAAAATAGAAACAAATACGTTGCTTTTGCACCCATTAGTAATGAAGCAACTATACAAAGTACTAACAACCAAAAATCTTTCTTTTGTGTTATATAATTGAAATAAAACAAAGATAGACCAGTCATATAAAAAAGTGTTGCTTCATTAATGGAAGGGATTAACCCGTTATACCCATATCTATAATCTTGATTATAATATGATTTAAATAAATTTATATTTAAGAGTAATCCAACAAGAATCAAACAAGAATTGACAAAGTATATTTTTTTTAAAATTTTATAGATTCTATCTATCGCTTCAGTGTTATTAACTATATCTTTAATTGCATAAAAGATTATAAAAACAAAAATATATTTATTAAATGAGGTTAAATGATGGCTTAAACTATAATTCGAATCATAATAGTTCAAAAGAAATAAGAGATTACCAATGATAAAAGAGCAAAAAAGCCCCCCTATGAGCATAAGTCCCTGTTTTCTTTTCTTATCGTAAAATCTCACAATAAGGTAGAGGAAAACAACTTCAAATACTAACCGAAAAAAAATAGAAACACTTAAAGAATCTCTAAAAATTTCGCCTTCAGCATTGATTATTGAAGACCTTACTTGAAAATATTTATTTAAAGCATCAGACATGTAAAATAATATCAGTGCTGAGGATATTAGGAATCCTAAATTCTTACCATCCCTAGTTATAATCATTTAACAAACTTATTATTAATAGATAAAATATTGAAGTTGTCAAAATACTCGTTAAAAAAAACCTGTCGAATGATGTTTCTATTGTTAACAACCGCTTATTGTTAATAATATCTTTTATGGTGAAATTCTCAGGATCAATAACTTCTGCTTTTGTTTGATAGTATTTATTCAGTGAATCAGATATAAACAAAAAGTATATTGCGGGTGACACAAAATATTTCAACAATCTTTGTCTCCTGTATTCAGTATATTTATAAACGCTTATTTCATCCATAGTAGTAAAATTTAGCAATTCTTAGTCTAAAGTATTTTAAATATAAGTTTCAATGCAATGAAATCATCTCATGCTACTTTTGATGTATTAACTATATCATATTATTTCATCACTCAGAACAAAATACTTTATTAATTCTTACCATTGTTCACTAACTTAATAAAACGATATTCAAACTAAATATTTATATTAATCTCTTTTTTATAATCAAGAAAGAGTGCGTGTATGCTGCAATTGTTAAGATAAAAAAAACAAATGCTGACATTAAAGATATACCACTCAATCCATAAGCCTTAGTTACATAGTTACCTGCAGAAACATAAATTAGTGCAAATAAGCTAGTGATAATTGTAATAAAATTTATTTTGCCTGTTGCACTCAGGAAAGCTGTTCCCATGGTATAAAGAGAGTAAAACAAAGCCCATAATCCTAGGTAAAAAAACAAAATATTATTGCTGACATAACTTGATCCCGCTAATAATTGTAAAAAGAAATTTCCATAAAATACAAAAATAATTATAGCTAGTGTAAATATTCCCGTAGAAATTTGAAGCGTCCTTTTCAGCATATTCTTTGTCCAAGCCCAATCCTTACGGTGTATTGCATCGGCATATCCAGACCAGATAGGATTGTAAAAGCTTAAGTAAATAGTAATTATGAAGGTATAAAGCTTTTGAACTAAATTGATTTCAGCACCATTTGATAAACTCAAATTTGCAGTTACAATTAAGGTTGTTGCATTATACATAAAAGGACCAGATAGCTGTAACAATGCAAACCACAAACTCGATCTTAGCAGCTGTTTTATTCTTTTAAAGATCAATAAAAAATTCACGTTGATAAATTGCCATTTGCGCCTATATATAAAATACATACATCCACAAATATTTACAAAAAGAGTTATCAGGAAAAAAACAATTGCAACAACTGTTATATCGGCTTTTGTAAGTGCCAAAATTGCTATTATAATAAGACTTAATAATCCTATCACTATATTTTGAATTCCAACCCAAAATGACTCATTATAAACAAAAAATGAAGAGGCTCCAATTCCGAAAGGAATTCCCAACAAAAAAATTGTTTGAACACCTATTAAGATATTTACACCTTGTTTCTGAAGCGCTAAATCACTTGTCTTAAATACATCTTTGTAATTTATAAAATCGTGGAAAAAATAAAGTCCTAAACTTAGTGCTAGGGATACAAAAAAGAAAAAATATAAGACTGAGAAGAAGTATTTACGCGATTCTATATCACCGCTTATTCCATTAACCTTTAATTCGGCTAGTTTATTTCTTAAAGAATTACCTATCCCTAAGTCTGATGATGCCAATACTGCAGTTGCTGACGTAATAGCAACCCACATTCCAAACTCGTCTTTTGTGTATATCCTAGCTAAAATAGCTATTAAACCAACTCGTGTTAAGGTACTCACTAAAGTTGCAATAAGCATTACTCCTGATCCATAAATAACGGATTTTGTTCGCCCTCCCAAATTACTAATCAAATCCTTCCCTGCTTTTCCCAACTTCAACTTCATAGCCATATACTTTTACGCTTGATATAATATTATTAATTTATTGAATTCAGAATCTGATTCGCAAAACACCTATCTGTAAATTTCTCGTATGCCGAACTATTCAAAAAGTTGTTTGCATTTTCGAGTAACTCTTTAATTTTCTCTGGAGATATTGATCTAATAAAATCGTTCATCTCGCTAAATGAACCAAATTGCCTAGCATCAACGAAACAATTCGTTGGTACATAATTTTCAATGTCTGGAGCTCCTAAATAAATAGGAATAGTTCCAGTAAAAAAACAGTCAAATATCTTTTCGGTAATATAGCCTGGAAATCTAAAGTTTTCGAAACAGATCGAGAATTTCATTCTACTTAAAGTCTCAAGCTTATCATCTATTTCTAGTGGTTCTATTTTTTGTATTTGATTAAAATTTTGTAAGCTTAAAGTATTTTGTTTCTTCCATCCCCTGCCGAAAAGAGCAAAATCTTTAAATTTAGAAAAGTAGATAATTGCTTCTAATCTATTTTTATAAAGATCTGTATAACTCATTTTATTCAATCGGTTATAGTAATTGGACCAAACAACTTTTTTAACAGTATGTTCAATAATGCCAGGGATGAATTTGAACCTTCGATTAAACATTTGTTTATTACTTGCGATCATTCCTAAGAATACATCTTTAGGCTTGGCCTTATAATGCTCGCTCACCTTTGCGTTTGGCCAAAACAACGGTAAATTTTGTTTTCCATTGCCAAAAAAACTAAATATTCCAGGAAATAAATAACTGTAATTATAATTATATTTAGACGAATAAGTGCTGTAAAAATTTTTCGAGATGTTTGGAGACTCCATACTGAAAACTAAATGTGCAATGGCCCCTCTACTTATAAGTTTATCAGTGTGAGCAGTGTACATATCACTAATTAGTATTGCACCTTTAACATCCTCAAAGCTGTCTACATTGCTTGATAAACTTACTTCATAACCTCTGTGTATAAGATTATCATAACAGATATTAACCCAAGTTAAACCAGGTAATCTGTTCATGGCAACCTCTGTAAGCGGCAAGCTTAACATTTCCTGATACTGTAAATCAAATATTATCTTCATTAATTTTAAATTCAAGAACGTTTAAATAGTCTTTTAAAAAAAGCTAAAACACATAATTTAACGTAAGATCTATAATCAGATTCTTTGATTAAAATTATTGAACGATTTCTGAAAAGCGTAGAAAAGTTAACCCCTGAATCTCTGATTTGCTCATATATATTCTTCGTCCTGTAAAGACGTAACTCTTTATTGAATTTATTTATTGAGGTACATTTTTTGATGTAATTAATAAGCCTTATTCTTTCATTAAATTCGTTAACAAAACTATATTGCGATGAATGAACATAATAATCCATCAGAGGTTTTGCAATAAACTTCACTTTCCCTAAATTAGCAACATCAATCAAAAATGCTACATCACAATATTTCCCTCCTTTTTTAGGATCAAATTTTAATTCATCAGCTACCCTTTTTTTATATGCGTAAGAGGGAAATGGGACAATTTGGTTCTTAACAAGATATCTTTTTGCCATCTGTGTCCCATCCGAAATTATCTGTGTATCTTCATTATTTTTCAAGAACCAAGTATCAATGATCTTTTTATTCTTAACCGTATTTGCATTACTACCAACCGCTACAACTTCATCATCATTACTAAAGGCTTCATAAATAGCAGACAACATTCCATCAAGCATAATATCATCATCATGAAATATCATGAAATACTTTGATGTAACATCGCCTAAAATCAGATTCCAATGCTCTACAGCATTGACCGAAAGATTTCTTTTGATATACTTAATTCTATCTTTGTAGCTTTTAAGCAATTCATATGTCTGATTATTTGTTGAATTATCTGACACAATAACATCAAACTCCACGCCCTTCTGATTTAAGATGGAATCTATAGTATTACAGATAATATCTGGCCTATTATAAGTTGATATAAAAACCTGTAATTCTCTCATTATTTATTTAGTATCCTATCGTTGCTAAACGGTTTGTCAAAATCGTTGAATATTATCGTGTCTGCGGGATCATATAATTGATCTGTATAAGCTAATAAAAGAAAGTTACTATTATCATTAAGGTTAATAAAGCAATGTGCTATATTATTCGGAACATATAATGTTTGAGGATTATCAGCTTCTAATATAATCTCCAATCTCTCATTTGTACCTAAGTCAAATAACTTCACCAAACAATTACCTTCTAAAAGCGTAAACCATTCATTAGCTTTATTGTGAAAATGACATCCCTTTGTTTGATTCGGCGTAGCCATTGTTAAATAAATTTCACCTGTGAATTGAGGCAAATTTTCTTCAAAACCATTTATTACTTTTAAAAACCATCCTCTACTATCTTCGATCCTC
Proteins encoded:
- a CDS encoding WecB/TagA/CpsF family glycosyltransferase; the protein is MMITKEKFLGYNFIVSKDIKQVALSIFEYHNSNEIHLLPIIFTPNVDYIVKLDIAKYHELRERLKQSAFILPDGQPIIWASKLSKGNITNRLAGSDLFSHLYSLVKRNQIPSLFITSGDNVSKFYEKDFPGCHILTLPYIDAEDNNGFKKIADLSVDLIIKHDIKFVFIGISFPKQDKIALGIFDELKASGYENIPILALIGASLEFEAKIKKRAPMIFQKLGLEWFYRFLMEPKRLFKRYFIDSFKFINIVKANKKSEL
- a CDS encoding acyltransferase → MKNAILLQGKFLLVQILNTVYSLLPFFTLKKILLQCVGIKIGHKSCIHRGVKFFHIGNLSLGNNSVINFGCYLDNRRNITIGNNVSISHNTKIYTLGHAIDSPDFCTQGKPVIIKDNACIFANVLIMPGVVIGDGAVILPGSVVTKSVGEMEVVGGNPAKFLRKRNTTLEYSIDYSYWYAL
- a CDS encoding glycosyltransferase family 4 protein, with amino-acid sequence MSTHLKKLKLYIVSNMYPSSEDAYYGVFVKNFCNSIIGSPQIKIVSTSFIRGRGTSFLSKLNRYFKFYTSILFKSLFFNYDIIYVHNVSHSILPLYPVLLKRLFSKIRIIINPHGEDMVITHKIDGILLSLSLPFIRKADQIVVPSLYYGNLIAKLYNLNPKKIFISPSGGIDLSVFKVLETKRFVNVQEKNIGFISRIDPDKGWDVLLNAIAILVAFDEFKSLKATFVGKGTDVDRFLKLVDILKLSDHVEYLGFKSQIQLPEIINKFDVFVFPTKMRESLGLVGLESMACGVPVIASDQGGMSDYVKDGVNGFTFKCGDHLSLSGVLKNFFNLSTEEVLDMKKNALETAEVFSSNNVKNNMIANLISIKNK
- a CDS encoding acyltransferase family protein; amino-acid sequence: MTLDNKNIPSLDGIRGYSILLVFLSHIGFGNVIPGGLGVTIFFFISGFLITKLSLVELRKNLHFNFRAFYLRRFFRLYPALILFLLFIVLFFVVIQRPLILSEFSAALFYYVNYAWVFWAPSHVDQWHGIFKILWSLAIEEHFYLFFPVIFVVTYKKASWFYFTSFSIILACLLFRIYYSKVFGDSPELELYNYSLTHTRVDSIMYGCLLAFALYSGYNVKIFKILSNKSLFAFAILTLFFTLIYRDPIFRQTYRYSLQGFALFVIIPNIVFTEWKLLRFFFENKLIVEIGKLSYSIYLFHWFSMFLGKSLYPEVTVGWYFIVIVMTILFSYFSFNYIEKPFVKLRRNYGSNVQLEKKS
- a CDS encoding lipopolysaccharide biosynthesis protein is translated as MKLKLGKAGKDLISNLGGRTKSVIYGSGVMLIATLVSTLTRVGLIAILARIYTKDEFGMWVAITSATAVLASSDLGIGNSLRNKLAELKVNGISGDIESRKYFFSVLYFFFFVSLALSLGLYFFHDFINYKDVFKTSDLALQKQGVNILIGVQTIFLLGIPFGIGASSFFVYNESFWVGIQNIVIGLLSLIIIAILALTKADITVVAIVFFLITLFVNICGCMYFIYRRKWQFINVNFLLIFKRIKQLLRSSLWFALLQLSGPFMYNATTLIVTANLSLSNGAEINLVQKLYTFIITIYLSFYNPIWSGYADAIHRKDWAWTKNMLKRTLQISTGIFTLAIIIFVFYGNFFLQLLAGSSYVSNNILFFYLGLWALFYSLYTMGTAFLSATGKINFITIITSLFALIYVSAGNYVTKAYGLSGISLMSAFVFFILTIAAYTHSFLIIKKRLI
- a CDS encoding glycosyltransferase family 10 domain-containing protein; protein product: MKIIFDLQYQEMLSLPLTEVAMNRLPGLTWVNICYDNLIHRGYEVSLSSNVDSFEDVKGAILISDMYTAHTDKLISRGAIAHLVFSMESPNISKNFYSTYSSKYNYNYSYLFPGIFSFFGNGKQNLPLFWPNAKVSEHYKAKPKDVFLGMIASNKQMFNRRFKFIPGIIEHTVKKVVWSNYYNRLNKMSYTDLYKNRLEAIIYFSKFKDFALFGRGWKKQNTLSLQNFNQIQKIEPLEIDDKLETLSRMKFSICFENFRFPGYITEKIFDCFFTGTIPIYLGAPDIENYVPTNCFVDARQFGSFSEMNDFIRSISPEKIKELLENANNFLNSSAYEKFTDRCFANQILNSIN
- a CDS encoding glycosyltransferase family 2 protein, which codes for MRELQVFISTYNRPDIICNTIDSILNQKGVEFDVIVSDNSTNNQTYELLKSYKDRIKYIKRNLSVNAVEHWNLILGDVTSKYFMIFHDDDIMLDGMLSAIYEAFSNDDEVVAVGSNANTVKNKKIIDTWFLKNNEDTQIISDGTQMAKRYLVKNQIVPFPSYAYKKRVADELKFDPKKGGKYCDVAFLIDVANLGKVKFIAKPLMDYYVHSSQYSFVNEFNERIRLINYIKKCTSINKFNKELRLYRTKNIYEQIRDSGVNFSTLFRNRSIILIKESDYRSYVKLCVLAFFKRLFKRS
- a CDS encoding polysaccharide biosynthesis C-terminal domain-containing protein codes for the protein MNLERKIKIIKRKRIEDSRGWFLKVINGFEENLPQFTGEIYLTMATPNQTKGCHFHNKANEWFTLLEGNCLVKLFDLGTNERLEIILEADNPQTLYVPNNIAHCFINLNDNSNFLLLAYTDQLYDPADTIIFNDFDKPFSNDRILNK